The genomic region TCAAAATTTTGATGTGATGCCCACTTGAGATGATTATCTGGGATTTCGGAAAACTTGCGTCCTTTGTACTTGCCGAGCGGCATAGTACTGAGTTGAATAGGCTTTTGAAGCTCTCTAAAAATCTCATCTGTTGTTTTAAAGTTTTGTGTCAGTTTTTTAAACACTTCGATATTGACAAGCACATCTCCCATGGCCCTATGCGCGATTTCCTCTTCTACATTGAAATGCTTGCGTAAAAACTGCAACGAATTGATCGGACTTTGGCCATACATTCTAGCAAGGCGCAAGGTGTCGATAAGCTTGTTTTGGTGCAAATCGCACTTGACGGCAAAACGTTTTGCGCTATTTGTGAGCATATCGATATCAAACTGAATACCATGACCCATAATCGTGCAATTGCCTGCGATTTTAAATACTTTGGGTAAGATCTCTTCAATTTTGGGCTGATTTTCACACATCTCTTCTGTGATATTGTGAATCTGCATCGATTCTTGCGAAATTTTGATTTCAGGATT from Chlamydiota bacterium harbors:
- the polC_2 gene encoding DNA polymerase III PolC-type codes for the protein MGYLNKETFVCIDCETTGLDLENDRIIEIAICRFTFSEILESFESLINPEIKISQESMQIHNITEEMCENQPKIEEILPKVFKIAGNCTIMGHGIQFDIDMLTNSAKRFAVKCDLHQNKLIDTLRLARMYGQSPINSLQFLRKHFNVEEEIAHRAMGDVLVNIEVFKKLTQNFKTTDEIFRELQKPIQLSTMPLGKYKGRKFSEIPDNHLKWASHQNFDQDLLFSLRKELKLRKQGANFLKAANPFSQLD